A single Sorex araneus isolate mSorAra2 chromosome 8, mSorAra2.pri, whole genome shotgun sequence DNA region contains:
- the ZNF180 gene encoding zinc finger protein 180 isoform X1 yields the protein MEEQDEKPPAPLPASAQDTQLPPEIIVKVKREDEGPQARPPQEGTDFKVVTVDFTGEEEASVNSAQRPLDRDVVPENHRDLMSWVLAAELGRGETPSKGNHFYDSPLTRVKLERVTSDDPGLSPHEVQDGMNPQQQQLGKQEGLGKGAALVQRKVHEKVCQSAELEENFSLISPQRVPIRSHFHKRASQVEKLHLNSLVTSLQETDDCGELYKSPAQGIHLIQFPRVHEDTKACECADAIQSFAHSVPRTMHEEICTGGQSSDLKERGQAVSHAKPQRTTEEPQYKCSTPLQTATPLAPNTRTHPSEKPLACDQCGKSFSWSSHLLAHQRTHTGEKPYECVECGKAFSRSSHLVSHQRTHTGEKPYRCDQCGKAFSQSYVLVVHQRTHTGEKPYACRQCGRAFRQSYKLLAHERTHTGEKPYECTQCGKSFIQSYKLVAHQRIHTGEKPFECAQCGKSFSQSYKLAAHQRMHSGEKPFECQQCGKAFSWSSQLVAHQRTHTGEKPYECAVCGKAFNRSSHLAMHQRTHTGEKPYACPQCGKAFSQSYVLVVHQRTHTGEKPYVCGRCGKAFRQSSCLTQHERTHTGEKPYACDQCGKTFSLSARLIVHQRTHTGEKPFSCQQCGKAFINSTKLLRHQATHPQETPYL from the exons GAAGGGACGGACTTCAAAGTCGTGACTGTGGACTTCACTGGGGAAGAGGAGGCCAGTGTGAATTCCGCCCAAAGACCCCTGGACAGGGATGTGGTTCCGGAGAACCACAGGGACCTAATGTCTTGGG TCTTGGCAGCAGAACTTGGAAGAGGAGAAACACCATCGAAGGGGAACCATTTTTATGACTCACCCCTCACAAGAGTGAAACTGGAAAGGGTAACGAGTGATGACCCGGGGTTATCTCCACATGAAGTTCAGGATGGTATGAACcctcagcagcagcagctgggaaAACAGGAGGGACTTGGGAAGGGGGCAGCCCTGGTTCAACGGAAAGTTCATGAAAAAGTTTGCCAAAGTGCGGAGTTGGAGGAGAATTTCAGTCTCATCTCACCTCAGAGGGTACCCATAAGAAGCCATTTTCATAAACGTGCTTCACAAGTGGAGAAATTGCATCTTAATTCTCTTGTGACGAGTCTCCAGGAGACTGATGACTGCGGGGAACTCTATAAAAGCCCTGCTCAAGGCATTCACCTGATCCAGTTTCCAAGAGTTCACGAAGACACTAAGGCCTGTGAATGTGCTGACGCTATCCAGTCTTTTGCCCACAGTGTGCCCCGAACTATGCATGAGGAAATCTGTACGGGAGGACAGTCCTCCGATTTGAAAGAACGTGGGCAAGCCGTGAGCCACGCCAAGCCACAGAGAACCACAGAAGAGCCCCAGTATAAATGCAGCACCCCCCTGCAGACAGCCACGCCCTTGGCTCCGAACACCAGAACCCATCCCAGTGAGAAGCCGCTGGCCTGCGACCAGTGTGGGAAGAGCTTCAGCTGGAGCTCCCACCTCCTGGCACACCAGAGAACGCACACGGGGGAGAAGCCCTACGAATGCGTGGAGTGTGGCAAGGCCTTCAGCCGGAGCTCGCACCTGGTGTCACATCAGAGGActcacacgggcgagaagccctacagGTGCGACCAGTGCGGGAAGGCTTTTAGCCAGAGCTACGTGCTGGTGGTCCACCAGCGTacccacacgggcgagaagccctacgcGTGCCGGCAGTGCGGCAGGGCCTTCAGGCAGAGCTACAAGCTCCTGGCACACGAGCGGACACACACTGGGGAGAAGCCCTACGAATGCACCCAGTGTGGCAAGTCCTTCATCCAGAGCTACAAGCTGGTGGCCCACCAGCGGATCCACACCGGAGAGAAGCCCTTCGAGTGTGCCCAGTGCGGCAAGTCCTTCAGCCAAAGCTACAAGCTGGCGGCCCACCAGCGCATGCACAGTGGGGAGAAGCCCTTTGAGTGCCAGCAGTGCGGGAAGGCGTTCAGCTGGAGCTCCCAGCTGGTGGCCCACCAGAGGacccacacgggcgagaagccctacgaGTGCGCCGTGTGCGGCAAGGCCTTCAACCGCAGCTCGCACCTGGCCATGCACCAGCGCActcacacgggcgagaagccctacgcGTGCCCGCAGTGCGGGAAGGCCTTCAGCCAGAGCTACGTGCTGGTGGTCCACCAGCGCAcacacacgggcgagaagccctatgTGTGCGGCCGCTGCGGGAAGGCCTTCCGGCAGAGCTCCTGCCTCACCCAGCACGAGcggacccacactggggagaagcccTACGCGTGCGACCAGTGCGGGAAGACCTTCAGCCTGAGCGCCCGGCTCATTGTGCACCAGAGGACTCACACCGGGGAGAAGCCCTTCTCATGCCAGCAGTGCGGGAAGGCATTCATCAACAGCACCAAGCTGCTTCGGCACCAGGCCACCCATCCCCAGGAGACACCTTATCTGTAG
- the ZNF180 gene encoding zinc finger protein 180 isoform X2: protein MNPQQQQLGKQEGLGKGAALVQRKVHEKVCQSAELEENFSLISPQRVPIRSHFHKRASQVEKLHLNSLVTSLQETDDCGELYKSPAQGIHLIQFPRVHEDTKACECADAIQSFAHSVPRTMHEEICTGGQSSDLKERGQAVSHAKPQRTTEEPQYKCSTPLQTATPLAPNTRTHPSEKPLACDQCGKSFSWSSHLLAHQRTHTGEKPYECVECGKAFSRSSHLVSHQRTHTGEKPYRCDQCGKAFSQSYVLVVHQRTHTGEKPYACRQCGRAFRQSYKLLAHERTHTGEKPYECTQCGKSFIQSYKLVAHQRIHTGEKPFECAQCGKSFSQSYKLAAHQRMHSGEKPFECQQCGKAFSWSSQLVAHQRTHTGEKPYECAVCGKAFNRSSHLAMHQRTHTGEKPYACPQCGKAFSQSYVLVVHQRTHTGEKPYVCGRCGKAFRQSSCLTQHERTHTGEKPYACDQCGKTFSLSARLIVHQRTHTGEKPFSCQQCGKAFINSTKLLRHQATHPQETPYL, encoded by the coding sequence ATGAACcctcagcagcagcagctgggaaAACAGGAGGGACTTGGGAAGGGGGCAGCCCTGGTTCAACGGAAAGTTCATGAAAAAGTTTGCCAAAGTGCGGAGTTGGAGGAGAATTTCAGTCTCATCTCACCTCAGAGGGTACCCATAAGAAGCCATTTTCATAAACGTGCTTCACAAGTGGAGAAATTGCATCTTAATTCTCTTGTGACGAGTCTCCAGGAGACTGATGACTGCGGGGAACTCTATAAAAGCCCTGCTCAAGGCATTCACCTGATCCAGTTTCCAAGAGTTCACGAAGACACTAAGGCCTGTGAATGTGCTGACGCTATCCAGTCTTTTGCCCACAGTGTGCCCCGAACTATGCATGAGGAAATCTGTACGGGAGGACAGTCCTCCGATTTGAAAGAACGTGGGCAAGCCGTGAGCCACGCCAAGCCACAGAGAACCACAGAAGAGCCCCAGTATAAATGCAGCACCCCCCTGCAGACAGCCACGCCCTTGGCTCCGAACACCAGAACCCATCCCAGTGAGAAGCCGCTGGCCTGCGACCAGTGTGGGAAGAGCTTCAGCTGGAGCTCCCACCTCCTGGCACACCAGAGAACGCACACGGGGGAGAAGCCCTACGAATGCGTGGAGTGTGGCAAGGCCTTCAGCCGGAGCTCGCACCTGGTGTCACATCAGAGGActcacacgggcgagaagccctacagGTGCGACCAGTGCGGGAAGGCTTTTAGCCAGAGCTACGTGCTGGTGGTCCACCAGCGTacccacacgggcgagaagccctacgcGTGCCGGCAGTGCGGCAGGGCCTTCAGGCAGAGCTACAAGCTCCTGGCACACGAGCGGACACACACTGGGGAGAAGCCCTACGAATGCACCCAGTGTGGCAAGTCCTTCATCCAGAGCTACAAGCTGGTGGCCCACCAGCGGATCCACACCGGAGAGAAGCCCTTCGAGTGTGCCCAGTGCGGCAAGTCCTTCAGCCAAAGCTACAAGCTGGCGGCCCACCAGCGCATGCACAGTGGGGAGAAGCCCTTTGAGTGCCAGCAGTGCGGGAAGGCGTTCAGCTGGAGCTCCCAGCTGGTGGCCCACCAGAGGacccacacgggcgagaagccctacgaGTGCGCCGTGTGCGGCAAGGCCTTCAACCGCAGCTCGCACCTGGCCATGCACCAGCGCActcacacgggcgagaagccctacgcGTGCCCGCAGTGCGGGAAGGCCTTCAGCCAGAGCTACGTGCTGGTGGTCCACCAGCGCAcacacacgggcgagaagccctatgTGTGCGGCCGCTGCGGGAAGGCCTTCCGGCAGAGCTCCTGCCTCACCCAGCACGAGcggacccacactggggagaagcccTACGCGTGCGACCAGTGCGGGAAGACCTTCAGCCTGAGCGCCCGGCTCATTGTGCACCAGAGGACTCACACCGGGGAGAAGCCCTTCTCATGCCAGCAGTGCGGGAAGGCATTCATCAACAGCACCAAGCTGCTTCGGCACCAGGCCACCCATCCCCAGGAGACACCTTATCTGTAG